One genomic segment of Pirellulales bacterium includes these proteins:
- a CDS encoding nucleoside deaminase yields the protein MSPEELMRLAIEKTREGFKTGNSCFGCAIAKDGQVLATAHNTVLTTIDSTAHAEVNAIRTACKHTNAIFLEGAMVATTCEPCPMCMSALHWARVETVYFGATVQDAADVGFNELHIDAAKILSMGGSKVRIVGGILTDECRQMMHDWKKLPTARTY from the coding sequence ATGTCTCCTGAAGAATTGATGCGGTTGGCGATCGAGAAAACCCGGGAGGGTTTTAAGACCGGCAACAGTTGTTTCGGCTGTGCGATTGCCAAAGACGGCCAGGTTTTGGCGACGGCGCACAATACCGTGCTCACCACCATCGACAGCACGGCGCACGCCGAAGTGAATGCCATTCGGACGGCCTGCAAGCACACCAATGCCATTTTCCTGGAAGGAGCTATGGTGGCCACCACGTGCGAGCCGTGCCCGATGTGCATGTCGGCCTTGCACTGGGCGCGGGTGGAGACGGTTTACTTTGGCGCGACCGTGCAAGATGCCGCCGATGTGGGCTTCAACGAACTGCATATCGATGCCGCTAAGATTCTTTCCATGGGGGGCAGCAAAGTGCGAATTGTTGGCGGAATTCTGACCGACGAGTGCCGGCAAATGATGCACGATTGGAAAAAGCTGCCGACGGCGCGAACGTACTGA
- a CDS encoding VOC family protein, with product MIQGLRTVIYHVSDLATAKTWYNQVLNQEPYFDQPFYVGYSVGGFELGLVPDGKPGPGGTVAYWGVADAAAAVARLQSLGAAISEPLQDVGEGIRVAAVADPFGNSFGIIENPHFALEKVR from the coding sequence ATGATCCAAGGTTTGCGTACCGTGATTTATCATGTTAGCGATCTGGCCACAGCAAAGACTTGGTACAACCAGGTCTTAAATCAAGAACCGTACTTCGATCAGCCGTTTTACGTCGGTTATTCCGTCGGCGGTTTTGAGCTGGGCCTGGTTCCTGATGGAAAGCCCGGGCCAGGGGGCACCGTAGCTTATTGGGGTGTGGCAGATGCCGCAGCAGCAGTGGCCCGATTGCAATCATTGGGCGCCGCAATCAGCGAGCCACTGCAAGATGTTGGCGAAGGTATCCGAGTTGCCGCCGTGGCCGATCCCTTTGGCAACAGCTTCGGCATTATTGAAAATCCACATTTTGCGCTCGAAAAAGTACGATGA
- the queF gene encoding preQ(1) synthase, whose product MSDNFRHTLDTFANQYPGRDYSIEIICPEFTSVCPKTGQPDFGTLTITYTPEAKCVELKSLKLYLQQFRNEGIFYEMVTNRILDDLVAVLSPRRMKLVAAFTPRGGISTNVTVQFEAKNVK is encoded by the coding sequence GTGTCCGACAACTTCCGCCACACGCTCGATACTTTTGCCAACCAATATCCCGGGCGAGATTACAGCATCGAAATCATTTGCCCCGAGTTCACCTCGGTTTGCCCCAAAACCGGCCAGCCCGATTTCGGCACGCTGACCATCACTTACACGCCGGAAGCGAAATGCGTAGAGCTAAAAAGCCTGAAGCTGTACTTGCAACAGTTCCGTAACGAGGGAATTTTTTACGAGATGGTCACCAACCGCATTCTGGACGATCTGGTGGCTGTGCTTTCCCCACGCCGCATGAAGCTGGTTGCCGCTTTCACCCCCCGCGGCGGAATCAGCACGAACGTCACCGTGCAGTTTGAAGCCAAAAATGTCAAATGA
- the queC gene encoding 7-cyano-7-deazaguanine synthase QueC, producing the protein MEARVSRQTSSVNPTSQGKPAVILLSGGLDSTTTGAIARADGFELFALSVDYGQRHRFELEAAARAAKFLRVKRHETVRIDLARFGHSALTAEIAVPKGRSAAEMEHGIPATYVPARNTVLLSLALAYAETVAAADIFLGVNAIDYSGYPDCRPEYISAFERLANLATKAGVEETLRFKIHTPLITMTKAEIIRRGTELGIDFGMTHSCYDPDSQGKPCGRCDACLLRRKGFAEAGLTDPLPYSD; encoded by the coding sequence ATGGAAGCCAGGGTCTCCCGACAAACCAGTTCAGTTAATCCGACCTCGCAGGGTAAGCCGGCGGTGATTTTATTGTCAGGCGGGTTGGATTCCACCACGACCGGCGCGATCGCCAGGGCCGATGGGTTCGAGCTATTTGCCCTGTCGGTTGATTACGGGCAACGGCACCGGTTCGAATTGGAAGCGGCGGCACGAGCGGCCAAATTTTTGCGCGTAAAGCGGCATGAAACGGTGCGGATTGATTTGGCCCGTTTCGGCCACAGCGCACTGACGGCCGAAATTGCCGTGCCTAAGGGACGCAGCGCCGCTGAAATGGAACACGGCATTCCAGCGACGTATGTGCCGGCGCGGAACACGGTGCTGCTATCGCTCGCGCTGGCGTATGCCGAAACGGTGGCAGCGGCCGACATTTTCCTGGGCGTGAATGCGATCGATTACAGCGGCTATCCCGATTGCCGGCCGGAGTACATCTCGGCCTTCGAGCGGCTGGCGAATTTGGCGACGAAGGCGGGCGTGGAAGAAACACTACGGTTCAAAATTCACACGCCACTGATTACGATGACCAAGGCGGAAATTATTCGCCGCGGCACGGAGTTGGGCATCGATTTCGGAATGACGCACAGTTGTTACGATCCGGATTCGCAAGGCAAACCGTGTGGCCGCTGTGACGCCTGCCTGCTGCGCCGCAAAGGTTTTGCCGAAGCGGGGCTGACCGATCCGTTGCCGTATTCAGATTGA
- a CDS encoding 7-carboxy-7-deazaguanine synthase QueE: MKIAEIFRSLQGEGFLTGTPSVFVRASGCNLRCWFCDTPYTSWEPEGEDLSVEEILRQVDELLGSPHSGSLPKGEREYACSHAVLTGGEPMLFAELVPLAGALRDRGMHITVETAGTLYLPLECDLMSISPKLAGSGPTAEQNERWHVRHEQSRHAPDVIRRLVTEYPYQIKFVVDSLDDCVAAEAWLEEFPQVNRSRVLLMPQGIDTETLAQTAAWLEPYCQQQQLNFCPRKHIEWFGCVRGT; encoded by the coding sequence GTGAAAATTGCTGAGATATTTCGATCGTTGCAGGGCGAGGGCTTTCTGACCGGCACGCCCAGCGTGTTTGTCCGCGCCAGCGGCTGCAATTTAAGATGCTGGTTTTGCGATACACCGTATACGTCGTGGGAGCCGGAGGGCGAGGATCTATCGGTGGAAGAAATTCTGCGGCAGGTCGATGAATTGTTGGGCAGCCCTCACTCCGGCTCTCTGCCAAAGGGAGAGAGAGAATATGCGTGCAGTCATGCGGTGTTGACCGGGGGCGAGCCGATGTTGTTTGCCGAATTGGTGCCGCTGGCCGGCGCGCTGCGCGATCGGGGAATGCACATTACGGTGGAAACCGCCGGCACGCTGTATTTGCCGCTGGAGTGCGATTTGATGTCGATCAGTCCGAAGTTGGCCGGATCTGGACCGACGGCCGAGCAAAATGAGCGTTGGCATGTACGGCATGAGCAATCGCGGCATGCGCCGGACGTGATTCGGCGGTTGGTGACGGAGTATCCGTATCAAATTAAATTCGTGGTCGATTCGCTGGACGATTGCGTGGCAGCCGAAGCGTGGCTGGAAGAATTTCCACAGGTGAATCGCTCCCGCGTGCTGCTGATGCCGCAGGGAATCGACACGGAAACGCTCGCGCAAACCGCCGCATGGCTGGAACCCTATTGCCAGCAGCAGCAGTTAAACTTTTGCCCGCGAAAGCACATCGAATGGTTCGGCTGCGTGCGGGGAACGTGA
- a CDS encoding ABC transporter permease gives MSLLRLALRSLAYHWRSNLAVSLGVMAATAVLTGALVVGDSVTLSLRHLAIERLGQIDAALVTPHFFREKLAEEVGAAPGFQSNFTASLPAIMLLGTLENPVGDHHRRAGNVAVLGVGQQFWQLGRGAPPKPPVKDEIVLNQPLANQLSVQVGDEVVLRFSQASNVPADSTLGRKTETVRSRRFLVSAIIPAEGLGRFGLRPTQQVPLNAFTAIQPLQEMLGVDGRVNAIFVSGRGADENAIPDAAAEQSLQQSLQPTLADYNISVRKTARGYFNITTDRMLLEPAVESAAEQAFAAAGAQPAFTYLANYILADEGRGKLPYSTVAAIDFSDQPPLGPLVNREGSPIGPLLEDEIVLNSWAADDFAAQGTPVKPGDAIVLTYFEPESTHGKVAESRHSFRLKDITPLSGVADDPNFTPEVKGVTDEASIADWNPPFPYDSKRVRATPPNNQDDLYWRQHRATPKAFIRLEQGRELWGSRFGNATSIRIPPGDDLTEQAIAQKLQQAIKPADLGFEFLPVKRLSLTAAAGTTPFAILFLGFSLFIIAAALLLVMLLFKLGVDSRAAELGILLAVGLRQRWARRMLLVEGGCVALIGASLGALAGIGYAWLMLEGLKTWWLGAISTPFLHLYVDEHSVVHGGFFGVLISLATIIWAVRQTRQVSVRTLLAGRAEENRAVPKRRARRTPWIAAALLIAAIAAGFSATQLAGEEQAGTFMTAGALVLAALLTWIWDRLRDDRRSAVLIGRGALVRLAWRSAARHPLRSTLTIALTAAACFLIVALSAFQLDAPTHGPDFDSGDGGYAFIAQSDQPIYQNLNSAAAREDLGFSTQPEKTLSAAEAAGTRIYSLRVQAGDDASCLNLYQPRQPRILGLPLEFIGQGGFAWTATAAKTVREKNNPWLLLLHKREANAAEEKSPAEADADAIPVVLDQNTALYSLHLSGGVGEVFEIDNPRGGKIRLRVAGLLANSIFQGDLLMSETNFQRLFPDTSGYRFFLASVPPAAGDAAVSTPTALASSTPLPSAAQVADALETALSDYGFVTQSTAARLAMFFAVQNTYLATFRSLGALGLLLGTFGLAAVQLRSVFERRGELALLQATGFRRRRLAQLVLWEDASLLVAGLGTGTVAALVTLCPYWMSGGAGIPWLSIGAMLAVVLIVGVSAGMLAVRAVLRAPLLAALRGN, from the coding sequence ATGTCCCTCCTCCGCCTCGCCCTTCGCAGCCTCGCCTATCATTGGCGCAGCAATCTGGCGGTATCGCTGGGCGTAATGGCCGCCACGGCAGTGCTGACCGGCGCGTTAGTGGTCGGCGATTCGGTCACGCTCAGCTTGCGGCACTTAGCGATTGAACGTCTCGGCCAAATCGATGCCGCTCTGGTTACGCCTCATTTCTTTCGCGAAAAGCTAGCGGAGGAAGTCGGCGCTGCTCCGGGTTTCCAATCCAATTTCACCGCCTCCCTGCCTGCCATCATGCTGTTAGGCACTTTGGAAAACCCTGTGGGCGATCACCATCGCCGCGCCGGTAATGTGGCGGTTCTGGGCGTGGGCCAGCAGTTTTGGCAGCTCGGCCGTGGCGCTCCACCCAAGCCGCCGGTGAAAGACGAAATCGTCCTCAATCAACCGCTGGCCAATCAGCTAAGTGTGCAAGTCGGCGATGAAGTCGTTCTGCGCTTTTCTCAGGCCAGCAATGTGCCGGCCGACAGTACGCTGGGCCGCAAAACCGAAACGGTCCGCAGTCGGCGGTTCCTTGTTAGCGCCATCATTCCGGCCGAGGGATTGGGCCGCTTTGGCCTCCGTCCCACGCAGCAAGTGCCGCTCAATGCTTTTACGGCCATCCAGCCGCTGCAAGAAATGCTCGGCGTCGATGGGCGTGTAAACGCCATTTTCGTCTCCGGCCGTGGTGCGGACGAGAATGCCATCCCCGATGCCGCCGCCGAGCAGTCTTTGCAACAATCGCTGCAGCCGACGCTCGCCGATTACAACATCTCGGTTCGCAAAACAGCCCGTGGTTACTTCAACATTACCACTGACCGCATGTTGCTGGAGCCGGCCGTGGAATCCGCCGCCGAGCAAGCATTTGCCGCGGCGGGCGCCCAGCCGGCATTTACTTATCTGGCCAATTACATTCTGGCCGACGAGGGACGTGGAAAACTTCCGTATTCCACCGTTGCCGCCATCGATTTTTCTGATCAGCCGCCGCTGGGTCCGCTCGTGAATCGCGAAGGCTCGCCGATTGGCCCGCTGCTTGAAGACGAAATCGTGCTCAACTCCTGGGCCGCCGACGATTTCGCCGCGCAAGGCACGCCGGTGAAGCCAGGCGATGCAATTGTGCTCACCTATTTCGAACCGGAAAGCACGCATGGCAAAGTGGCCGAATCGCGCCACAGCTTTCGCTTGAAAGACATTACCCCGCTCAGCGGCGTGGCCGACGATCCCAATTTCACGCCCGAGGTGAAAGGCGTCACCGACGAAGCCTCCATCGCCGATTGGAATCCACCGTTTCCCTACGATTCGAAGCGCGTGCGCGCCACGCCCCCCAACAATCAAGACGATTTATATTGGCGCCAGCATCGAGCCACACCCAAGGCATTTATCCGCTTAGAGCAAGGCCGTGAACTGTGGGGCAGCCGCTTCGGAAATGCCACTTCCATTCGCATTCCGCCTGGTGACGATCTGACCGAGCAAGCCATCGCCCAAAAGCTACAGCAGGCCATCAAACCCGCCGATTTGGGATTTGAATTTCTGCCGGTCAAACGGCTCAGTTTAACCGCCGCTGCCGGCACCACGCCGTTTGCGATATTATTTTTAGGATTCAGCCTGTTCATCATTGCCGCTGCGCTGCTGTTGGTCATGCTGCTGTTCAAGCTGGGAGTCGATAGCCGGGCCGCGGAATTGGGCATTCTGTTGGCAGTCGGACTGCGGCAACGCTGGGCGCGGCGCATGCTGCTGGTGGAAGGAGGCTGCGTGGCTTTGATTGGGGCTTCACTGGGCGCATTGGCCGGAATTGGTTATGCGTGGCTGATGTTGGAGGGCTTGAAAACCTGGTGGCTGGGCGCGATTTCGACGCCGTTTTTACATTTGTATGTCGACGAGCACAGTGTGGTTCATGGCGGATTTTTCGGCGTGCTGATTTCGCTGGCCACGATCATTTGGGCCGTCCGCCAAACCCGGCAAGTTAGTGTGCGTACTTTGCTGGCTGGCCGGGCGGAAGAAAATCGCGCTGTTCCCAAGCGCCGGGCACGGCGCACCCCGTGGATTGCTGCCGCCCTACTGATTGCGGCCATCGCCGCCGGCTTTTCGGCCACGCAGCTAGCCGGCGAGGAGCAGGCCGGCACCTTTATGACCGCCGGAGCCCTGGTGTTGGCCGCGCTGCTAACCTGGATTTGGGACCGGCTCCGAGATGATCGCCGATCCGCGGTGCTGATTGGTCGTGGAGCGCTGGTGCGATTGGCCTGGCGCAGCGCCGCCCGGCATCCCTTGCGTAGCACGCTCACTATTGCTTTGACGGCGGCGGCCTGTTTTTTGATTGTTGCGCTCAGTGCGTTCCAGCTCGATGCGCCGACTCATGGACCCGATTTCGACAGTGGCGACGGCGGTTACGCCTTCATCGCTCAGAGCGATCAGCCAATTTATCAAAACCTGAATTCTGCCGCCGCTCGAGAAGATTTAGGATTCAGCACGCAACCCGAAAAAACATTGTCCGCGGCGGAAGCTGCCGGAACACGCATTTATTCTCTGCGCGTTCAGGCTGGCGACGACGCCAGTTGTTTGAATTTGTACCAACCGAGGCAGCCGCGCATTTTGGGCCTGCCGCTGGAATTCATTGGCCAGGGCGGATTCGCCTGGACGGCCACCGCCGCGAAAACTGTCCGAGAAAAAAACAATCCCTGGTTACTGCTGCTCCACAAGCGCGAAGCGAATGCCGCGGAAGAAAAATCGCCTGCGGAAGCCGATGCCGATGCCATCCCGGTTGTGCTCGATCAAAACACGGCCTTGTACAGCTTGCATCTTTCCGGCGGCGTCGGCGAAGTCTTCGAAATCGACAATCCGCGCGGCGGAAAAATTCGTCTGCGCGTTGCTGGCCTGTTGGCCAATAGTATTTTTCAAGGCGATTTGCTGATGAGCGAAACAAATTTTCAACGGCTGTTTCCTGATACCAGCGGCTACCGTTTTTTTCTGGCGAGCGTGCCGCCGGCTGCCGGGGATGCCGCGGTTTCCACCCCGACTGCACTAGCGAGCAGCACGCCGCTGCCCAGCGCTGCTCAAGTTGCCGATGCTTTGGAAACCGCCTTGAGCGATTACGGTTTCGTCACGCAAAGTACGGCCGCACGCCTGGCCATGTTCTTCGCCGTGCAAAACACATATCTCGCCACATTTCGCAGCCTGGGCGCGCTGGGATTGCTACTGGGCACGTTTGGCTTGGCCGCCGTGCAGTTGCGCAGCGTCTTCGAACGCCGCGGTGAATTGGCACTGCTGCAAGCCACAGGCTTCCGACGACGTCGATTGGCGCAATTGGTGTTGTGGGAAGACGCTTCGCTGCTTGTTGCCGGCCTGGGCACGGGAACGGTGGCCGCACTGGTAACGCTGTGCCCCTATTGGATGTCGGGCGGGGCTGGCATTCCGTGGCTTTCGATCGGCGCCATGTTGGCGGTGGTGCTGATTGTCGGCGTGTCGGCCGGAATGCTGGCCGTGCGAGCCGTTCTACGCGCCCCATTGCTGGCCGCGTTGCGCGGAAATTGA
- a CDS encoding ABC transporter ATP-binding protein, whose product MPDLVVENITKEFPTRAESLSVLRGVSLELSRGENVAILGPSGSGKSTLLYIVGTLDRPTSGRVELKGANPFTLDEPQLADFRSRQIGFVFQDHYLLPQCSVLENVLLPTVAQAGQNGALLERARMLIDRVGLSQRIDHRPAELSGGERQRVALARALIHKPVLLLADEPTGNLDRSTAAGVGKLLLELERDEQMMLIVVTHSQELAALFDRRLELNAGKLSPTT is encoded by the coding sequence ATGCCCGATCTAGTTGTCGAAAACATCACGAAGGAGTTTCCCACACGAGCAGAATCGCTATCCGTGTTGCGCGGCGTGTCATTGGAGTTATCGCGCGGCGAGAACGTGGCAATTTTAGGACCCAGCGGCTCGGGCAAAAGCACGCTGCTGTACATTGTCGGCACGCTGGATCGGCCAACTTCCGGCCGTGTCGAACTAAAAGGTGCCAATCCCTTTACTCTCGACGAGCCCCAGTTGGCCGATTTTCGCAGTCGGCAAATTGGCTTCGTGTTTCAGGATCATTACCTGTTGCCGCAATGCTCGGTCCTGGAAAACGTGCTGCTCCCCACGGTCGCCCAAGCGGGACAAAACGGCGCGCTTTTGGAGCGCGCACGAATGCTGATCGATCGGGTTGGGCTTTCCCAGCGCATCGATCACCGTCCGGCGGAACTCTCGGGCGGCGAGCGCCAACGGGTGGCACTGGCGCGGGCGCTCATTCACAAGCCTGTGTTGCTCTTGGCTGACGAACCGACGGGCAATCTTGACCGCAGCACCGCCGCCGGGGTTGGAAAGCTGCTATTGGAACTGGAGCGCGACGAGCAAATGATGCTGATTGTCGTTACGCACAGCCAGGAGTTGGCCGCCTTGTTCGATCGACGCTTGGAATTAAACGCAGGCAAACTTTCACCCACGACGTAG
- a CDS encoding sugar phosphate isomerase/epimerase family protein, whose amino-acid sequence MPNEQPEVILSAFADEAANQKTAVQQFAALAALGLQYYSIRFIDAGNGIKNVMKLSRAEITALRHLEDEYGLNVTCIGSPLGKVKLVDDEDGTKNAYIPFKKYLASDVKRACELAHAFETKLIRGFSFYPPCGADPADYLPQAVDQLGQIAEACHRSDLTYGLEIEANLVGQSGQLMAEIYRQVNHPALVLIFDSGNIVSQGYTAAEVYQQYLAMKPGIGWIHIKDYHHPKPAKRKRHVDEDGLKHFVPAELGDGSYAMILRDFRKSIPALEKKLKRRGIPGVFLDLEPHLKGGGQFGGFSGPDGLGVATRSLCRVLDVAGIGYHLRDFDDVLAARGKC is encoded by the coding sequence ATGCCTAACGAGCAGCCCGAGGTCATTCTTAGCGCTTTTGCGGACGAGGCTGCCAACCAAAAAACGGCGGTTCAGCAGTTTGCTGCCTTGGCTGCCTTGGGATTGCAATACTACAGCATACGGTTCATCGACGCCGGCAATGGCATTAAAAATGTGATGAAGCTGTCGCGGGCCGAAATTACCGCGCTACGCCATTTGGAAGACGAATATGGGCTGAATGTGACGTGCATTGGCTCTCCCTTGGGCAAAGTGAAATTGGTGGACGATGAAGACGGCACCAAAAACGCCTACATACCGTTCAAAAAATATTTGGCGAGCGACGTGAAGCGGGCTTGCGAATTAGCGCATGCGTTTGAGACGAAGCTGATTCGCGGCTTTTCGTTTTATCCGCCGTGTGGGGCCGATCCCGCCGATTACTTGCCGCAGGCCGTTGATCAACTGGGGCAAATTGCCGAAGCGTGCCATCGCTCCGACCTGACGTACGGACTGGAAATTGAAGCCAATTTAGTGGGACAAAGCGGCCAACTGATGGCGGAAATTTACCGGCAAGTGAATCATCCGGCGCTGGTCTTGATTTTTGACTCGGGCAACATTGTTTCGCAGGGGTACACGGCGGCCGAAGTGTATCAGCAATACTTGGCGATGAAGCCGGGCATTGGCTGGATTCATATTAAGGATTATCACCATCCTAAGCCGGCTAAGCGCAAGCGCCATGTCGATGAAGATGGGCTCAAGCATTTTGTGCCGGCCGAATTGGGAGACGGTTCTTACGCGATGATTCTCCGCGACTTCCGCAAGTCGATTCCAGCGTTGGAAAAGAAATTGAAGCGGCGCGGCATTCCCGGCGTGTTTTTGGATTTGGAGCCGCATTTGAAAGGGGGCGGCCAATTCGGCGGTTTTAGCGGGCCCGACGGATTGGGTGTGGCTACGCGCAGCCTGTGCCGCGTCTTGGACGTGGCGGGCATTGGCTATCATTTGCGCGATTTCGACGACGTGCTGGCCGCCCGCGGGAAATGCTAA
- a CDS encoding TraR/DksA family transcriptional regulator gives MARKDALVNMRQILIKRRDALRKALAGDLSLLKELRAQTAGDLVDAALDSAQDEISSQLAEVESRELANVENALERMRTGNYGVCEGCSCKIPIARLNALPYATYCIQCAREVEKYGSAGGHDQDWGRISDSGGESEATLDDIELDVS, from the coding sequence ATGGCACGTAAAGATGCACTGGTCAACATGCGTCAAATTTTGATCAAGCGGCGCGACGCCCTCCGCAAAGCGCTGGCGGGCGACTTGAGTTTGCTCAAGGAGTTGCGGGCTCAAACGGCCGGCGACTTGGTCGATGCCGCCTTGGACTCGGCGCAAGATGAAATTAGCTCCCAGTTGGCGGAGGTCGAAAGCCGCGAACTGGCGAATGTCGAAAACGCGTTGGAACGGATGCGCACTGGGAACTATGGCGTGTGCGAAGGCTGTAGTTGTAAAATCCCAATTGCCCGGCTCAATGCCTTGCCGTACGCCACCTATTGCATTCAATGTGCCCGCGAGGTCGAGAAGTACGGTTCGGCCGGCGGCCACGACCAAGATTGGGGCCGAATCAGCGATTCCGGCGGCGAATCGGAAGCCACGCTCGATGACATCGAGTTGGATGTTTCGTAA
- a CDS encoding trypsin-like peptidase domain-containing protein, with the protein MVAARLIEAGRVRKNWLAGLVLGTFLSSWLAAAPAALAQQWNEKEPTPEERAKQFDDLAVESERLQQAGNVLRKVSHLVKPSVVHIDSVRKDRYARKEEDAGSGTILQFGEKFYVLTNRHVIRDATSDNITIKLADGREIHPVRIWADQPTDIAVVSIQGSNLVPARVGNSDDIDVGDFVLAVGSPFGLSQSVTFGIISAKGRRDLELDEGSKDILKFQDFFQTDAPINPGNSGGPLVNMKGEVIGMNTAIASSTNSSAGVGFTIPIDMAMIVAKQLIDHGTVTRAYLGVVFYNKEKDKDKFSAAEFIKIGLPRPEGARLAGVVSKSPAEAAKLQRDDIILEFNGVPIEDDSHLMFLVSLIEVGKDVPITVFRAGQPIHLSVKVGDRADYPE; encoded by the coding sequence ATGGTTGCAGCGCGATTGATCGAAGCCGGCCGGGTCCGCAAAAATTGGCTTGCCGGGTTGGTGCTGGGCACGTTTTTGAGCTCTTGGCTGGCGGCCGCCCCGGCGGCTTTGGCCCAGCAGTGGAACGAAAAAGAACCGACTCCCGAAGAACGCGCCAAGCAGTTCGATGATTTGGCGGTGGAATCGGAGCGGTTGCAGCAGGCCGGCAACGTGCTGCGAAAGGTTTCGCACCTTGTGAAGCCGTCCGTGGTGCACATCGATTCGGTTCGCAAAGATCGCTACGCGCGCAAGGAAGAAGATGCCGGCTCCGGCACCATTCTCCAATTCGGCGAGAAGTTTTACGTGCTCACCAATCGCCACGTCATTCGCGATGCCACCAGCGACAACATCACCATTAAGTTGGCCGATGGCCGCGAAATTCATCCTGTCCGCATTTGGGCCGATCAGCCCACCGATATTGCCGTCGTCAGCATTCAAGGCTCGAACCTGGTGCCGGCCCGCGTCGGCAACAGCGACGATATCGATGTCGGCGATTTCGTGCTGGCCGTCGGCAGCCCGTTCGGGCTGAGTCAGTCGGTCACGTTTGGCATTATCAGCGCCAAAGGCCGGCGCGATTTGGAATTGGACGAAGGCTCCAAAGATATTCTGAAATTTCAAGATTTCTTCCAGACCGATGCTCCCATCAATCCCGGCAACAGCGGCGGACCGCTGGTGAACATGAAGGGAGAAGTCATCGGTATGAACACGGCCATTGCCTCCAGCACCAATAGCAGCGCCGGCGTGGGCTTTACCATTCCCATCGACATGGCGATGATTGTCGCCAAGCAACTCATCGACCACGGCACGGTGACCCGCGCTTACTTGGGCGTGGTGTTTTACAACAAGGAAAAAGACAAGGACAAATTCTCGGCCGCCGAGTTTATTAAAATTGGCTTGCCGCGCCCCGAGGGGGCCAGGCTTGCCGGCGTGGTGTCCAAGTCGCCGGCCGAAGCGGCCAAGCTCCAGCGCGATGACATCATTCTGGAATTCAACGGCGTGCCGATCGAGGACGACAGCCACCTCATGTTCCTCGTGAGCCTGATCGAAGTCGGCAAAGACGTGCCCATCACCGTGTTCCGCGCCGGGCAACCCATCCACCTGTCGGTCAAAGTCGGCGACCGGGCCGATTACCCCGAGTGA